Genomic window (Spirosoma sp. KCTC 42546):
GCCGTGAAGCTGATAAGGCAGGCGATAAAGTATCCAAGGCAGCTAAAAATACGAAGGAAGATGTGAAAGATGGAACGGATAAAGCCCTCAATAAGGCCGACCGAAAAATGAAGAAGGCCGAACGTAAGATGAATAATTCAAAGTAAATTTTGAGGGTTTAAGTAAAAAGGGTGTCACTTCGTAAAACCAGTGACACCCTTTTTATTGGCAGTTCGCGAACTTCGATCAACCTTTGTTACGTTCTTTGTATAGGTTCCGTTTCCGGATTATAATTAACACATGGATTTACCTGTTTCAGTACTTTTGTTTGGGATCACTCGCGATTTGACAGGCCAATCAACTGTTTCAATTACGTTAGATGATGATTCGCGGGTTAGTGATATGCTCAGTAAGCTGCATCAGCAATTTCCTGCCCTCGCCGGTATCCGGTCGTTACTGGTGGCCGTCAATGGGGAATATGCTGAGGCCGATCAACTCCTTAACCGGAATGATGAAATTGCCCTTATTCCGCCTGTCAGCGGAGGGTAGGTAGTCTGTAATATTAATTATTCATTATCCATTATTTTGATGATCACGCTTACTGTTGACCCAATTGACGTTGCCACCGCTTTGGCCTATCTGCAATCTGATCAGGCAGGAGCTATTGATTTATTTTTAGGGGTTGTACGTGATAATACGCAGGAACGTCCGGTTGACCGGCTCGAATACGAAGCCTACGACCGTATGGCGATCACTGAAATGCAAAAAATTGCGGACGAAGCCCAACAGCAATGGCCCATTCTTCGCTATGCAATTATTCACCGCAAAGGCACTTTAACAATCGGGGAAATGGCTGTTTTTATCGGCGTAGCAACCGCTCATCGTGCCGATGCCTTCGATGCCTGCCGCTACATTATTGACACCATCAAACAGACCGTTCCTATCTGGAAGAAAGAAGTTTTTACCGACGGTGAGGAATGGGTGAATGCACACCCGTGATTTTGTGAAGTAGGTGTAGTAAGTAAATTAAGTGGAGTGGATACATCCTTGAATAGACCTACTACACCTAATCGACTAGTATACCAATCTACTACTTTACCAAATACGTTCCCACAATGGGGTAGTGGTCGGAGTAACGGATATAGTTAATTGTCTCGAAGTTTAACACGGGCAACTTGGGATCATGAAACTGATGGTCTATACGAATGAATCCAGGTAGACGGTTGTAACTAAAGCCAAAGCCGCGCCCTGCCTCTTCATATGTATTGGGTAACAGTCGATGCAGTCGTTCATACACCACACTATAGGGCGTGTCGTTATGGTCGCCGGTGACAATTACTGGGTAAGGACTCGTACGAATATATTCTTCAACGATACGGACTTCCGCATTGCGGTCGATAAATCCGGTTCGTAACGCACTCAATACCCCCCGGGTCTCATGCTGGACACCCTTCATTTGCTTCTGTTTCAATACTTTACCAACTCGAATACCCATCGAATGTAAATGTACATTGATGATCCGGATGGTATCGTTCCCTATTTTTATATTGGCCCAGACAAGGCCATTATGGGTTCCAAACGATTCACGTCCCGAATCGACAATGGGGTAAATAGAAAAGATAGCTATTCCAATGTCACCGTTGGCTGTCTGAGCCATTTCGGGATGCAGAAATGCAGAATACGGATAGCCCCCTCGCTGAAACCGCCCGACGAGATCATAATCCGGGACTTTTGTTGAGTTATAAAATTCCTGAAAACATTTGATCGGCGCATCATAGTGGAATACGTAACTAAGTATTCGCCGAACACGGGGTGAGCTCTTATTTCGCTCCCAGGCTTCTTCTTCGCCAAATGCCTGCACATTGTAGCTAAATACCTTAACAGAAGTGCCTTGTGTAGGTTTTTCTGCTGGCTGATGCCAGACGAACGTGCGATAGCCGAATAAAAGAATGCCAATTAATAAAGTCACGCCCGACAGCCAGCTACGCCAGGGACGGGTGGTTAACCACAAAAAAACGATGATCAAATTCAATACCCACACAACTGGTATTGTAATCATGATCATACCGGCTACCCAATGTTCAATTTGCAGGCTGTGAAGCAGCCAATAAGCCAGACACGTATAGGCTGCCAGCACTAAATTGATTGACCACAACAAGGACCGGAAAAAAAAGGCAATGAGCTGCCCAACGCGCATTCTTATCGTCATACTGTCGTCTTGGAGCAAGACAGATACCTTGAAGATGCCAAAAATAACGTATAATGACTGGAATGCCCACTGTTAGCTCAAATCCAGGGCTTGCTATGCACACAGAAATGCATTATCTTTGTGGCACAAAAACCATATGGCATTGATCAAAAAAGGGAGTCGCACTCCCTTTTTTGTTAGCCTTACCTTATGGACGACAAAGCAAAAATAACCGAACTCCTCCAGCCCTACCTAAACAACGATCAACTTTATGTTGTTGATGTTCAGGTAGTTGGTCGTCAGGGTGGCCGCATTAAAGTGACCATTCTGCTCGATAGTGATGCTGGAATTACCATCGAAGAGTGTGCCAATGTTAGCCGTAGGCTGGGTGCACAAATGGATGAACTTAATTTTTTTGGTGAAGCGCCGTTTACCCTCGAAGTTTCATCACCAGGTGTTGATTTCCCGCTGATGTTTCCCCGTCAGTTCGTCCGTAATGTAGGGCGTCAGTTAATTGTAACCCTAGTTGATGGAACTACCCGAAAAGGTAAACTGGAGTCTGTTGCCGATGATCATATCGTGCTGGACATTGAAGCCGAAAAGAAGTCGAAGAGTAAAAAGAAAAAGGAAGCTGATTTAACTACTGAAGCATCACCTGTCGGCCCAACACCGATTGCCTTCGGAGAAGTAAAAAAGGCGCATGTAGAAGTATCATTTAAATAGTTTTCGGTTTATGGTTTACTGTTCCTGGCAATACGTATGCGTTAGCCAACAGTAAACCATAAACCGAAAACCGAAAACTTTCAACAAGAATGACCAGTGGACTATTAATCGAATCGTTTGCTGATTTCGCCCGGTCGAAAAATATTGACCGGCCCACCATGATCGCCATTCTGGAAGAAGTCTTCCGGACAATGATTCGTAAAAAGTATGGTACCGACGAGAATTTCGACGTCATTATCAATGCCGAAAGTGGCGATCTGGAAATGTGGCGTACACGCGAAATCGTAGACGATAACTCCGAAGATATTTGGGATTACGATAAAATCCCCCTTGCCGAAGCCCGCAAAATTCAGGACGACTTTGAAGTAGGCGAACAGGTTGCCGAAGAAGTAAAACTGGAGGATTTTGGACGGCGTGTTGTGCAGACAGCCCGTC
Coding sequences:
- a CDS encoding MoaD/ThiS family protein is translated as MDLPVSVLLFGITRDLTGQSTVSITLDDDSRVSDMLSKLHQQFPALAGIRSLLVAVNGEYAEADQLLNRNDEIALIPPVSGG
- a CDS encoding molybdenum cofactor biosynthesis protein MoaE, coding for MITLTVDPIDVATALAYLQSDQAGAIDLFLGVVRDNTQERPVDRLEYEAYDRMAITEMQKIADEAQQQWPILRYAIIHRKGTLTIGEMAVFIGVATAHRADAFDACRYIIDTIKQTVPIWKKEVFTDGEEWVNAHP
- a CDS encoding endonuclease/exonuclease/phosphatase family protein — its product is MTIRMRVGQLIAFFFRSLLWSINLVLAAYTCLAYWLLHSLQIEHWVAGMIMITIPVVWVLNLIIVFLWLTTRPWRSWLSGVTLLIGILLFGYRTFVWHQPAEKPTQGTSVKVFSYNVQAFGEEEAWERNKSSPRVRRILSYVFHYDAPIKCFQEFYNSTKVPDYDLVGRFQRGGYPYSAFLHPEMAQTANGDIGIAIFSIYPIVDSGRESFGTHNGLVWANIKIGNDTIRIINVHLHSMGIRVGKVLKQKQMKGVQHETRGVLSALRTGFIDRNAEVRIVEEYIRTSPYPVIVTGDHNDTPYSVVYERLHRLLPNTYEEAGRGFGFSYNRLPGFIRIDHQFHDPKLPVLNFETINYIRYSDHYPIVGTYLVK
- the rimP gene encoding ribosome maturation factor RimP; the encoded protein is MDDKAKITELLQPYLNNDQLYVVDVQVVGRQGGRIKVTILLDSDAGITIEECANVSRRLGAQMDELNFFGEAPFTLEVSSPGVDFPLMFPRQFVRNVGRQLIVTLVDGTTRKGKLESVADDHIVLDIEAEKKSKSKKKKEADLTTEASPVGPTPIAFGEVKKAHVEVSFK